Below is a genomic region from Sorghum bicolor cultivar BTx623 chromosome 9, Sorghum_bicolor_NCBIv3, whole genome shotgun sequence.
GCCGCCGAGATGAATGAAGGTGCCACCGATGAGACGGTGGAGGCAGTGTCCACTGTCGCCGCCTCTAGAGGTAGGAAGGACGCGCCGTCGGATGCAGCGGGGGGTGTCCGATGCCGAACCACACCTTTGATGAGGAAGTGGCGTCGTGGATCCCACGGAGATGATGCATGACGCACATCGCCGGTCAGGGAGGGATCAGATCCGTCGTTGTGTCCCGTACGTGTGATGGAATGTCTCTAGCACCAAGAAGCAAAAAATGTGTTGCGGCTGGATTCGATGGTGTTCTCGcggagtatcattagatttatcatagaatatatttttatatgatgtgcattttatatcatagatgttgttactcttttctataaagttagtcaaactttaaaatgtttgactgacacggattctaggaattgactctttcgtggacggagggagtattctaCACCGAAGTGTTATACTGAGTAAAATTCGTAAAATTCAGTATCGTTCAGTATTcatgtttcagtattgttcagtatttcttGGTCCTGGGTGTACAACTAGATGATACTGAACGTTGttcagtactgctcagtattttttcagcTCAATTTTAACTtgtggtgtagaataatattctacacctagggtgtagaatagcactagGTAAGCAGCCACGTCCGTGCGTCTTTAGTTCGTTATTCCATCCAAAACAAAACAATCACGTACGGTCGTGCCAGACGTGCTAGTGCCGTGCGTCTTCGATCAGTTCCTTTTATTCAGGCAAAACGTCTGAACGGCGAACAAAATCACCTTTCATAACCTTCACAACAGGTATTGTATTAATTTCTATACCACACGcgatatatattgtattaatttcTATTATTTTACACAAAATACGTATACAATTCGGCCACCGCTCCTGACTATCGCGTGTGCTTCATATAGGAACGGATATGATGAAGTCCTACGTTCAATATATACGAATGGAAACAAGTCCCGATCAAACGCGAACTCTCCATGCGTACATGCAAATAAAACGAAGACATCCACATCTCCAGCTATAGttaggctgtctccaataggagacccatttgggaacccaaacctaaaatgggtctccaacataatacatatagcctccaacagagtacccaaatagaagacccattttgggtatcaggagagacataacccaaatttgggtattctctctcttcgagacccatttgcagagagtgttgtcttttaggtcttattgttggagaagactaaaaataggtatggaaccttttacctgtagcgctacccaaaggacaaatgggtcttgtattttgggtgacgattgttggagatagtcttagccATGCAATCCATGGCCCGTTGACGGGACCCGCGGCCAGGCATTTTCGTAAGAAATGTAGCTTGATTAACCCTGGGGCACGAAGTACCGAAAACCGAAACCGAACCGGAAAAAACCGAAAACCGAACCGAAAAATACCGAAACCGAATAATTTGGTTCCTGTTCGGTACCAGGTTCTCAGGTACCGAATTTACCGGGGTATTTTCGGTACTGGGCCTCGGTAAACCGAAATTCCCGAACAGTACCGAATTAGCCCAATGTAACTTGGTAGCCCATATAAATATGTTACAGCAGTCAGCAGGCCATGAGCCCATCTAACCAAAACCCTAGGGTCGACTCGACACGCAGCCCCGTCCCCGTGAGGCCGTGACCCCCGACTCCCGTCCCGGCGTCCCCCGAGGCCCTGACCTGACCCCGACGCGGCGACGCGCAGGGCGCACCAGCGCAGCCCCGACCCGATGCCGGCGAGCGGCaagcctcccccccccccccgacgCTCGCCCCCCGACCCTCGGCGAGCCCCGCCCCCCAATGCTCGCCCCCCGTCCCCCGACCCTCGGCGGGCGCTCGCCCCCTGCGCGGCTGCGCCACCGTCACCCGTGCCTCTGCCGGACCGCCGCCCATAGCGCTCAGGCAGATCCGCCACCGCGCCACGCGCCTAGGCCTGCCGGCGGCCGCGCGCCCCCTCCTCTGCTCCTCTGCCTCGGCTGCACGGCGGCGCCCGCGGGCCGCTCGCCCCTGTGCTGCCCCCTGCCTCtgtagcgccgccgccgccagtcgCGTAGGTCCGCCACGCGGCCACGACGGCGACTTCAATTGCTTCCTACAACTCAAAGGTAAGAGCAATTTGGCCCTTTGGTAGAGCAATTTTGGTCACCAGATTTGCATGTTGACTTAGGTCTGTGTGTATGCTTGTTTTTCAACAGATGTCTCAGTGTGAGGAAGATGACCAAGTTGTTGATTggacattggaaccggaggagCAAATGAATGAAGATCCCTCGAGTAAGGGAGGAGCTGTTGGTGTTGATGGGAACAAATACATAATATCTTTCTGAAAATACAGAGGTGTTAAGTAAATATCAAGAATGTGATAACTTGAAAACTCTATCTCTGTCATTTATTTTGCTTGTTCATTACTCAATacaaatatttcatcctcttgttATTATATTTCAGAACTGATTGAGGAGTTCAAGAATTTGGCTATTGTTGATGGTCATGCTGCCAAGTCATCAATTCAAGGCAGCAAAAGCAAGATGGTTACCGCCACCAACATCACGTCCCAACCAACAAAAACCTCCAACACCACAAAAACCTCAAACACCAAATGAAGCAAGAGCAATTTGAGCAAGCCCCCTAGGCCTCCATCTAAATGATCATGTAAGGAACTTAAATATCTTCTTTCTATTCTTTCTAGTTTGTGAACAAGAACAACTCATGATTAATTGTAGTgttccttgctgcataatgtttCAGGTCTAAGAACAAATGAAGGTGAGTGATCAAGTGATGCTTGCTGCTGCAAACTGTGCTGGACGCCTGGACTTCCTATGTTTTTAGTGCTTGTTGCTGCAAACTGTGCCGTTTTTCTTAATGCTTCCTGTctttctttatttatgtgaagtgTGTTGGCGTTGCTGCCTTgttggcattggcagtgctgctGTGCGGCTGCCCAAGTGTCCCATTTGAATAAATATGTTGTATTTGAGTGGTGAGAACATAGCACTTCTAAGTGTTCCAGTGGATCTGCTGTGGACAACTATATATTATGTATCTGTGTCTATCTATTTGTTTGATTTGGCACTGTTATTTTATATTGATTCATGTCAAATTTATGTTTGATTCATGTCAAATTTATGTCAAAATTTGCTACTAAACCTAATGTCACATGCAGTTCGGTACCTTCGGTATTTACCGGTACCGAACCGAAAGTACCGAAACCGAAGTACCTCGGTACCGAGTTTTTTCAAAAACCGAACGGTACCGGCTTTCTCTGGTACCGAATTAGAGAGGGTACCGAAGTACCGAACCGATCGGTTCGGTAGTACCGAACGCCCAGGCTGAAGCTTGATAATTAAAAAAAGGAAATATAGACCTACTACTGGCCTGATACGACTTTGGTCCGGTCACCCACCGTGCCTTCGGGTCAGCCCAACAGCCCATAGCCTGTGCCTTGGGCCGTACCCTGGCACGAGGCACGGTCATGGCACGGTCCGACCAACACGACGGCAATGGCACAGTCCAGGGCAGACACTGGGCCGGACCGGCACGTCCCCATGGCCAATATATCTCCAGCGCATTGTATGCAAATCTATGCAAATCCacttaggcctcgtttagttcaccctgaaaaccaaaaagttttcaagattctccgtcacatcgaatcttgtggcacatgcatgaaacattaaatatagacgaaaacaaaagctaattacacaatttagctgtaaattacgagacgaatttttgatcctagttagtccataattagataatatttgtcacaaacaaacgaaagtgctacaataccgaaaacttttcacttttcggaacctTAGCCCGATCTCTATGACATACTGGTTTGCACAcgtgaatttgcacacgtagaGGACGAGAATTTGCACACGTACCAAGGAACTCAGGTACATACGTacatactactactacaacaacAGTTGAGCCATATAGgaatttgaattttttaaaataaataaatattgctATAGTTAATTGCCCACTACTGTCAGAAACTTATTCGAGTCTTGGTCGAAATCgagtaataaaaaatataatacaTTGTTACTAACAGCGGCATCAATTTTATTGTGGGCTATATGGCTGACACGGAATGAAATAATTTTTGATAAATGCAAACCTAAATCTCTTTTACAGGTACTCTTTAGAGGAACTTACTGACTATGCCAATGGGCGAGCTTGCAGCGGCATGAAGATCTCAAAGATCATCTTATCTCCGCAGCATTTCACCTCGAGACGTTGGCTCTAACTTTTTATAGTTCCAATGGATGGCTCGCACACAGACATGCTGGTTTCGTTTAGTCAAAAACTATTTCCCTTTTCCAATAGTCATATGAGGGGTGTTATTTGTACAACCGAACTTGTGTCAGTTGGTCGTTGTAATAATTGGTCTGATTCTATCCACGAATAGATGAAGTCAAATATTTTATCCATTATTTAAAAAAAGTTAATTGTTTATTGATAATATTTGAAAATTTGATTTTTCATGTCCAGATCACCTGTCCCACGCTTCTGCGTCCTATTGACAGTTTCCATATGAAGACCGGTTTCATGTTTGCGTGTGTACAATACAGAGTCCTTGAAGCTCACATGTCTACgagcctgttcgcttgagctcaTCTGCTAGCCATAGTGAGGAGTCTAAAAATTTGTAACCTCATGCAATGCATGGGAATTTATCTTCCCTCTGTCCCTAAAAGCTTAAATTTCTagaatccgtgtcagtcaaacttttttaaatttgaccaactttatagaaaagaacaatatctatgacataaattaagtatcttataaaaactatattttatgataaatctaatggtactataaatcttagcctTTTTTAGAAATTTGATCAACGCTTAAAATGTTTGATTTAAAATAACTTTAGGAATTGAAGCTTTTAAGAATAGAGGGGTAGTAATAATACATAAAAGTATTGGAGTTAGTTCCAAGATCttccaacattttagttcacATCATAACACATATAgtgaaaattttgtaaaaaaaacaaCTAATTAAGATACTGCAAAGATTTATTTTGATTTTAATTAAAAAAGCTAATATTTTAACaagaatttttgaaaaaaaaacttttcgtCACGCTGAGAGGCATCGCGTGACAAATGAATATAGTCATGTCATATGCATCGGTGTGATAGCTAAATTCACACGCTAGCATCGCCATGAACACTTTCCACGTGTACCGCTAATGAGATGGTTAAGTTGCACCCGTGGTTGGCATGACTCGTATTGTGTACCTTTTCTTTTTGATCCGAAACAAAGGCTCTAGGGATCTTCACAAATCTTGTATTTTTATGTAGAGGATGACACATTTAATTTGTTTGGATATAATATCATCATAACTTTTGTAGTTCTGAAACCAAAGTTCTTCTCAGAATGTTATATTTGAGTTTTCATTTAAGCTGAATTTTCTTGTCGTTGATCGCTCGGGTGGCATCATAGACTCTGTAGTTTTGAAACCAAAATTCTTCCCAAAATGTTACATCTAAGTTTTAGATTAAGCTATTTAGGTCAAAATGGGGATTTGCTAAATTTTGGGTGCTTGAATTTTAGTCTTCTTTCCATTGACGGTTATTGCGTATATTTTATACTAAGATTGTAGTTCTAGTTTGTTGTAACCTGTAGACATAATCTGCAATTTTTGGTTGCAgaaataaaaatcataaacctgaCAAAATTCTTATATGTGTTGGCACAAAAATAATTTAATAATTTATAATTATTTCTATGGTTAGATAAGGACAAATTTTTGATATAACATTGTGACATAAAGACAAATAACAAATCATAGTGATAGTTTGCTTGTTCTAATTGGTATACAAGAGTGGTGcctaaatcattttaaaattCAGGCACCTGAAATATAGGAGAAGTACCCAAAATAATTTCCAAAAGTCCAAGAGAAAATCATCAAAATTCTTAATCAGGAAACTAGTATTTTGTCGTGTATTATTCTCGGAATGTATATGTGATCAAATAAAAGTGACGTTTCCAATATTCCTTAACAGATCGAGTGCAAGATTAAAATTAGATTTCAATTTGAAACCAaatttaaaaatatataaaataactTGAAAATCTCCATGAATCCAAAACCGGATCGCggctgtatatatatatatggctcgaccgaacagggggTGGCCGGCCCGGCCGGGGTTGAGTTTATTTGTGTGTGCTTGTCTTTTGTAGACGCAgcatgcattgcattgcattgtatGGAGTAATAAAGGATACGGTATGTAGGGGCGCGCGCGCACACCAACACACACGTATTGTGGCCGGTTGCGAGTAAATGCGGCGCCCGGCGGGGCGGGCCATACGTGCTTTGATGGATCGATCGTTGCTGCCTGTTTCATTGCGTTCATGCAGATGAACTAGCTAGCAGCATCTATAGATGTATTTTCTACGAAGATGTATTTTGATTTAAAAGTAAATCGATATGATATATGTACTAGTAACAATAATTTTAATTCCAATAATAATAGTGTATATCACCAGTTATTTTAAAATTGATACGATGTTAGACTGAAAAGGTATTAATTTGGAGTACGTAATATAACAATCAATCAAGCTAGCGACATAAAAGTTGTATAGTTTTGACTAACCATTGATCCAACTTACTACATTGACTAGTTGACCTGCCACTGGCACGCAACGTGAGTGTTATTTTGGATCGCGATCAGCCGGCCGGCCGTCCGGGTCATGCATATATACTCGTGTACGGTGCAGTGTTGCAAGCAGCAGCTCACAAATGTACTATAAAATCATGGGTAAAAGTATTATTCATTAATTtgttataagaaaaaaaatactgttgaatGACAAGAGATTCGGTAAGCTCACGTACGCATACTACACACGTAGTACGTGCCTCGCGCTGCATTCGTGGGTAGGTAAAGCTGGCAACTTGAGGATGCCCATGCACGCGCACGGTCACGACGGCGACATgcatgcattgcattgcattgcattgcattgcagcaAAGACTAGTCATGCTGTATGTCTCTCCTTGCATGCATACATGCATGAGGCGATCGATCACACACGTCGAATGCATGCATGgtcccccaccccaccccacccacGGCAGCGTACGTAGagggatgcatgcatgcatgcatggtcgtACCTGCAGTCATGCACTGCGTACAGTCCACGAACCTTCTTCCAGCCGAAGCCGATCAATggaagatacatgcatggatGGATGCAACAGCTAGCACATATACACGTCatccatgcatgtatcttcgTCTTCTTCATTCCCCAGACCGACCTGCAGCCTCTctctgtatatatgtatatatatatgcagctaGCTAGCATGGCGTCCGGCCAGCTAGTGCATGCTATCTCTGGATtcgcagctagctagctagtggatctatctatctatctatcgatCAGGATCGAATATGTCCCACATCGCGGTGGAGCGCAACCGGCGGCGGCAGATGAACGAGCACCTCAAGGTGCTCCGGTCCCTGACGCCCGGCCTCTACATCAAGCGCGGCGACCAAGCCTCCATCATCGGCGGCGCCATCGAGTTCATCAAGGAGCTGCAGCAGGTGCTGGAGTCGCTGGAGGCCAGGAAGAAGCGGCGCAGCGGCGGCAGCTTCATCAGTCGTACTAGTAGTAGCCCCAGCCCCACGCCCAGCCCGCGCTCCCACTTCCTGTCCTCCGGATCCTCATCCGCCGCCAGCAGCAGCACCACCACCATGGCCACCCCGTCGCCGCCAGTCGCAACGACGACGATGATCAAGGAGCTCGCCGCGTGCTGCAACTCGGCCGTGGCCGACGTCGAGGCCAAGATCTCCGGCTCCAACGTCCTGCTGCGCACGCTCTCCCGCCGCATCCCCGGGCAGGCCGTCAGGATGATCGCCGTGCTCGAGGGCCTCCACCTGGAGGTGCTCCACCTCAACATTAGCACCATGGAAGACACCGTCCTCCACTCCTTCGTCCTCAAGGCACGTACTAGCACATACGTACTGCATGAATATCTTTTAAATAGTAATTATATATCGATTGTTCTCTCATGCATGCCTGccgcatatatatataataatgtaATTTAGTGCATGCAGATCGGGCTCGAATGCCAGCTCAGTGTTGAGGATCTTGCCTACGAGGTGCAGCAGACCTTCGTCGTCGTCTGCTGCCGGGACGGGGACCTGGAGCTGCCGGAGCCAGCAGACCAGTCGCAGGAGAATCATCGCCTCATGATGTACTCCTCAGCTATGGCCATATAAAACGACCTATCAAACGCATGCATGGAAGAAAGGCTCCATCGATTTAATttgcttacttgcttagttcATCTACTTCGTTGTTCTCTCTGGTAGCTATCTCTGCAAGCCAGAATGTAATATCTTATCTTACTATTATTACTAGAGGTCCTAACGGAAGCACGCCATATTAACTCTCTCATCAGATGcgctagaaaaaaaaattaaatcctAGAAATTCTCAAAATAGTTAAaaacatttagcttttaattggGTAGACTCTAATCATCATCTCCGATAACAGTCATTGCATCTATTGTTTCTGCCATTATGAAAATACTTAAAGTAACTCTCTAGTTGTGCATATAAATTGCTCACTTCTGTCATTATAAAAGTTAATTCAAAATAACCCTCTAAATTAATATATAAATTACCCACGCGTATCATTATGAAAAATAATTCAAAATAACCCCCTAAATTTGTATATAAATTCCCTATTTTGTCATTGTGAAACATGATTCATAATAATCCCCTcatgtcctaatatggctagagggggatgaatagtttatttatttaaaaatttacaaactcactagagcaagaagttaataaataacaaagtgaagctttttgctctagctctaattaagggaagcaagccacctatccaacaattctagttgttatAAACTCAATCCCTAATCAAAGACTAAGTCACTActcacactagagagctacctaaaattTCTATACAAGAGATTAAGCTACACTAGTttcgggaatgtaaaagagtaaTATGTGAACTTTTATACCGTcgtgtagaggggatgaaccaatcacaatgatATGAAGAccaatcactgggagaaatcTAATCAATCACAAGAGATGGACACAATGTTTTTTCTCTCAAAGTTCACATGCTTGCCGGCACACTAGcccctgttgtgtcgaccaacacttggtggcttaatggctaagaggtgttgcacGAATCTCGTCCACACTAGGACACTACAAAAATCTACCCACAAGTAAGGTAACTCAATGATACAAGcaatttactagagttacctttcgactCTTCattggggaaggtacaagacccttTACAATCATCGAGAGACAgccacaaacaatcaccaactcgtgccaatcctcctccgccgctccaagccatctaggcggcggcaaccaccaagagtaataagaaatccgtAGCTCAAACGATCCTCAAataccactagatgcaatcactcaagcaaatgtacTTAGAATCACTCCTAATCTCACTACGATGATAAATCAATGATAGAGATGAGTGAGAGGTGTTcgtttaggctcacaaggatattAAGTATGTCAAAATACCAAGAAAGTGAGCTACAAGGCGACCAAACACTATTTAAAAGCGTCCACCAAAGAATAGAGCTGTTAGGCTCTGAAAATACCCTATGTGGGAAGGCGTTGAACGCGTCGACACTAGGCATCAGACATAACCCCAGCGTCTGATGGTCCCCTGACAGCACCGCTAGATCATTGTCACATGTCCTCAGTTAAACATGACCTAGTGATTCCTAACGGTCACTTACACATTGAAGTTCATATATAGTAAGTGTCGGATGTGTTAGATGCTACGCACCGGACGCACGACCTTCACATCGGACACTACTCAGAGAGATCAGAAAACGTTGGGGGGGCGTTGACGGTAGTCCATCGGACGCACCTCAGTGTCCAACGTGCACAACCTAAAACTTACTCGCGATAGTTGCTGACATCCCaacgcaccggacgctcaaacaGTAATCGCCCCTGCGTCCGACGTGAACCTATCGAACACTCCGACGCTCGGCACGGAACATCGACACTTAGCCACAATGCACTAGATGTTGGGCCTGCATCCGATGAGaacccacgacttctccaaactttccacTGAAGTAAAAAAATATACATTTCATTTTCttaaagcgccgaatcccgctcggcaggagggagagagagacccAACTCCTCTCCACCTCTTCAACCCTTGCTCAAACGTGCTAACCACCAAGTATTTCACCTTGCGCacttgtgttagcatattttcataaatattttcAAGGGTTGAGTTAgtacactaggttctaaatgcatgcacataatttccgcttagccaaagaaaaatgtagtggcacttgatagaccgcttagccaaagaatttctctttttatagtacgactatctatcctaaatatgaCCACACCctttatggtgtcttgatcacgaaAACCGAAGCCCTAAGCAATATCTTTGCCTTGACCTCTATAggattttgtttttttcttttttttttctaagttgagcacttgatcaccttgtggtcaccaCAACCATCactatgagcatctctcactctatcacttggcatgtaccaaccttatctaatttacacacacttagcatgaaGGTTAGTACTTTGAATTTCATCAATTAtttaaaaccaaactagggctttcacccacCTCTCTCAAATCTATATGTAAATACTAATATATACTATTACAAAAATCTATATTCATAAAGTATGGGACATATATTCCTAAATTACAAACTTCTAGAAATATGAAATTAAATAATCACAATGCTATGTCTGACCATGTATAtacaaaacatatatatttctaaattataaacTTCTACATCTATGATATTAAATAACCATAATGCTTTGTTGTATACCAAGTAGGCATATATACattatgataaatattattttaatAACTTATAAGCATAGAAAatatttaattaacaaataacatAACACTAGCAAATCCCTTTGAATAATATTAATACTCCCTAATCATGattttcataacttttaaataaatttataaatTTTAACTAAAACAATATTATGTCATATCAACATTGGTAATTTAATTTTTACAACTCTATGGTATATAAAATAATACTACACACATATAAATTTGTGATATAACAATTCAACAAGTTCCATGGTGAGTGCAATCTCAATTCAACTTAATTAACATGCAGAAAATAATATTACTAAGACCTAAACTCTTTTTAATAAAAATGTATTtcgaataaaaaataaaaaacactaGAGTTTCTACTAAAGATGTGAAAAAATTAAACAACTTGGTTAAAAGTCAaaaggtactccctccatcccaaattgtaagtcgtttgactttttttaccccaagtttgaccactcgtcttattcaaaaaatttgtgcaaatatagttaaatttaagtcattcttgaagaacttttattaataaaccaatacacaacaaaaaaagtaatattttgtacaaaactttgaataagacgagtggtcaaacttgatattaaaaaagtcaaacgacttacaatttgagatggattGAGTAATCTATAATTCATGGAATGGAGCCAATAAGAGTTTATATATTTTCTAGTTAGGTTTAAACTAAATGCATGTCATGCTGGAAAAAAGATAAATACTAGAAATTAACTAGAGGTCCTTAATAGAGCCTCCACTTAATCCTCATGAGACACAATAGGAAAATTAAAAATAGATCCAAtaaatttctcaaaaaaaaacctaaagcatttaaccatcaaatttGGTATAACCTGACCTCCATTGATAATAACAACAATTGgatctattttatttttaaaaaattactCACCTATGGTGTTACATAAAACAACAAAAAAACTCATGACTCTATATTTAAACTAGCCACATATTGCATTAAAAAACACGATCTAAAGTAGACCTAAATTTACATCTAATTACCGATACCCCTATCACACTAAATAATTTATGTAACCTATTTCTCATCTCATTACTAAGAAAATTTAGTATGCTCTGAAATCCACATTTAAAAGATATTCAATatcttatataaaaaatatttaaataaGATGAATAATCAAAATTTGGGTCAAAAAGTCAAATatattataatttaggatgaagGTATTAATGTataccattctaaattataagtcattctaagaatcttggagagtaaaAAACatcttaaatttgaccaaatttatagataagataataatatttatggtatcaactaagtatcattaggttgttcattaattatatttttataatatatctatttaatgttataaatctttataattttttctataattttagttaaacttaagatgttttaactaggtagcgtgcccgtgcgttgctacgtgataattattattttatactaaaaatacaTGGATCGCACAATAAAATGACAAATACTATAAAAATTAAATATCAACACTAAAGTGACACTTTTAATAAAAAACAAAGTTTACAAAATTAACAATCATATGTGTAATACTATACATGAGTTCAGGTATATATGTAAATATTAATACCTGTCAGTGGGTGGATTTAATATGTATCATCAGTTCACCCTTTAGAGTATGAGAATTCTAAACTACAATCAAATTATATTCAATTATTCATTCATAAGGTGACTCGGCCAGCGAACCAAGGTGAGGCTTCGTCGCACTCGAGGCACACATAGTGTCATAGAGTACACAATTGCAACATCCCACGCGGCCATGTATCAGCGTatgccatgccgatggagaaccAGTCTAAGTGTCCCCTCCATTCTGCACCTATCAATCTCTTTGATATTCCTCTCGCCTACT
It encodes:
- the LOC8065345 gene encoding transcription factor MUTE, with the protein product MSHIAVERNRRRQMNEHLKVLRSLTPGLYIKRGDQASIIGGAIEFIKELQQVLESLEARKKRRSGGSFISRTSSSPSPTPSPRSHFLSSGSSSAASSSTTTMATPSPPVATTTMIKELAACCNSAVADVEAKISGSNVLLRTLSRRIPGQAVRMIAVLEGLHLEVLHLNISTMEDTVLHSFVLKIGLECQLSVEDLAYEVQQTFVVVCCRDGDLELPEPADQSQENHRLMMYSSAMAI